A segment of the Kineosporia sp. NBRC 101731 genome:
TCGGCCAGGGCGTCCAGGACGGAGTGGATGAGCATCACGTGGTCGGCGGAGAGGGTGGCTTCGAGTCGGCCCATGCCCTCAGGTAGCGGGGAGGCGTAGACGCAGCGTTCTTTCATGCGGGCTTCGCGGCGTTTGCGGGCTGCTGCGGGGTCGACCTTCTGGATTTCTTGCTGGGTGATGTCTCGGGCCTGGCGTTGGTTCTTGCCGGCCAGGCGGGCGGCCAGGGCTTGTTGGACGGCGCTCCAGGCGGGGGTGCCGGGTTGCAGGGCGATGCGCATCTGGGTGTTGACCGAGACCGCGGCGCGCCAGTCCAGGTTGCCGTCGCGGAC
Coding sequences within it:
- a CDS encoding DUF222 domain-containing protein, whose product is QAECLHRAAILAARSTPSNASYDALDGIELVGSEIALNLGLSTREAMERVGNAIEICEGLPLILALVRDGNLDWRAAVSVNTQMRIALQPGTPAWSAVQQALAARLAGKNQRQARDITQQEIQKVDPAAARKRREARMKERCVYASPLPEGMGRLEATLSADHVMLIHSVLDALA